In Candidatus Manganitrophus noduliformans, the genomic stretch TCACCCCCAAGGGAAAGAAGCCGGGAAAAGTCGCCTACGGCGCGCGCGGGATCAACAGCTACAAAGACTGGTTTGGCGAGGACCCTCAGATGGGCGGTGACTATGGCGGCTACGATGGGCCGTGGCCCCCCTTCAACGACGAGCGGCTTCATCACTACCACTTTACCGTTTATGCGCTCAACGTCCCGTCGCTCGAGATGCCGGAGCGGTTCAACGGGCCCGACGCGCTCAAGGCGATGCAAGGCCATATCCTCGATAAAGCCACGCTGATGGGAACCTACGCCCTCAATCCGAACGCTCGGGAGTAGATCCGGCAGATCCCGTCCACACAAATTCGCCGTCGAGTCGTTCGAATGAGACTCGACGGCGAACCTGACCCGCCTCGCGGACCCTTGATCTTCATCCTTTACGGAAAAAAGTCAGGCTTTGACCCCCGCGATATAGTCGAAATGATCGGTGAACTCCAAGACGGTTCGATCGGCGTATCTTTTTTCCATCTCGGCCAGCCCTTCCTGGATCTCTTCTTTGCTGAAGCTGGACAACACAGACATGTAACAGCTTTCGACCATCTGGAAATATTTCTCTTTGGGAATCGCATGCGGATAGTCGAGCGCGTCCCGCTCGACCCGAAAGCCGGCCTCGCCGAGCAGCCGGACGAGATCGTCGGGATCGGCGTGCCAACGCTCGCATTTCTGAAGCGCTTTCTGGAAAAGCGGGTATTGGACCTTCGGCGGCACATGGACCAGAAGAAGAATGCCCCCGGGGGTGAGGCGCTGGTGCAGATTGCGGAAGAGCCTCTCCTTGTC encodes the following:
- a CDS encoding class I SAM-dependent methyltransferase; translation: MQDVVQIHYRRLAQKYDGFLYYSPGFVRALTEKMIDKLRLRESDTFVDLGCGTGMYSLDILKQVPLKNKIIGVDPFAEMLAQIPQEAPMERHPLDAVVFSERPGSYDKVLIKETVHHIQDKERLFRNLHQRLTPGGILLLVHVPPKVQYPLFQKALQKCERWHADPDDLVRLLGEAGFRVERDALDYPHAIPKEKYFQMVESCYMSVLSSFSKEEIQEGLAEMEKRYADRTVLEFTDHFDYIAGVKA